The Puntigrus tetrazona isolate hp1 chromosome 23, ASM1883169v1, whole genome shotgun sequence genome has a segment encoding these proteins:
- the sdf4 gene encoding 45 kDa calcium-binding protein, translating into MSNRRRPQPGRLCASTLAVFAVLALNVQARPANISALKDKHPNSKEDNEILPPDHLNGVKMEMDGHLNKDFHQEVFLGKEMEEFEEDSEPRRNRKKLIEIFTKVDINKDRSVSAKEMQRWIMEKTEEHFQEAVRENKLSFRAVDPDGDGHVTWDEYRVKFLASKGFNEKEVAEKIKKNEELKVDEETQEVLESLKDRWFQADNPPADQLLNEEEFLSFLHPEHSRGMLRYMVKEIVRDLDQDGDGKLTLAEFISLPMGTVENQQAQDIDDDWVRERKKEFEEVIDANHDMIVTMEELEEYMDPMNEYNALNEAKQMIAVADENQNHNLELEEILKYSEYFTGSKLMDYARNVHEEF; encoded by the exons ATGTCTAACAGGAGAAGACCTCAGCCTGGCCGCTTGTGCGCCTCGACTTTGGCAGTGTTTGCGGTGCTGGCTTTGAATGTTCAGGCCAGGCCAGCAAATATATCCGCGTTAAAAGACAAACACCCCAACAGCAAAGAGGACAATGAGATCCTTCCACCTGACCACCTGAACGGGGTGAAGATGGAAATGGACGGTCACCTCAATAAAGACTTTCATCAGGAGGTGTTTCTGGGGAAGGAGATGGAGGAGTTCGAGGAGGACTCGGAGCCCAGGAGGAACAGGAAGAAACTTATTGAAATCTTCACCAA GGTGGATATTAATAAAGACAGGAGTGTCAGTGCTAAAGAAATGCAGCGCTGGATCATGGAGAAGACGGAAGAACATTTTCAGGAGGCTGTTCGAGAAAACAAGCTCAGTTTTCGTGCCGTGGACCCTGATGGGGACG GACATGTGACTTGGGATGAATACCGTGTGAAGTTTTTGGCCAGTAAAGGTTTCAATGAAAAAGAAGTGGctgagaagataaaaaaaaatgaggaacTGAAAGTGGACGAAGAAA CTCAGGAGGTTCTGGAGAGCTTGAAGGACCGCTGGTTCCAGGCAGATAACCCTCCAGCCGACCAGCTGCTAAATGAAGAGGAGTTCCTCTCGTTCCTGCACCCGGAGCACAGCAGAGGCATGCTGAGATACATGGTCAAAGAGATCGTCAGAGATCTCG ATCAAGATGGAGATGGAAAGTTGACTCTTGCTGAGTTTATCTCCCTCCCAATGGGAACCGTGGAGAATCAGCAGGCCCAAGACATCGATGATGACTGGGTTCGTGAAAGGAAGAAGGAGTTTGAAGAAGTCATTGACGCTAACCATGATATGATTGTAACCATGGAAGAACTGGAG GAGTATATGGACCCTATGAATGAGTATAATGCTCTGAATGAAGCCAAGCAGATGATCGCTGTGGCAGATGAGAACCAAAACCACAACCTGGAACTAGAGGAGATCCTTAAATACAGCGAGTACTTCACTGGCAGCAAACTCATGGACTATGCCCGTAACGTACATGAGGAGTTCTAA